The Camelus dromedarius isolate mCamDro1 chromosome 31, mCamDro1.pat, whole genome shotgun sequence DNA segment gagggagggagcagttACTAGAAGTTGAAAGAGTAGCTTTATCAAGACCCTGACTGATGAAAGGTCTGTGCTCCGGTAAATGGACTCAAGCAGCCACGGCAGTCTGGGAGAGGGCACAGGGAGCAGCGCCCCAACCACACCTTCCTCTAAACTCCCTGACTCTTGCTGCTGCCTGGTGCAGGCTGAAGCAACCAGAAGCAGGAGGCAAGTCCACTTGGATCAGTCTCTCAGAGCACGGAGCTGGACAGAGAACAGAGGACAGACCTAGAGCTGGAGATGGAGCTCACACACCGTGACCACCCTGCCTGGGCCATGGTCCCCCTGTCCCAGGCCACTCTCCCTTTCCTGACTCTCCTACCTCTTACCGCACCCTGTAGTCAGCTCACAATCAAAAGCTGCTGTATTCTGCAGAGAATTACTCCAACTAGCTGTGACGTGGCGTTTACTATTGACATTACATGGCttccaagttttaaaataacCTGATTTTTGCACAGTAGCGAACACTTAGGTTTGGAGCTAACTCTGGCCCCCGTTATCAGCCAGAGAGGTTTAGAACAAGGAGTTTCACAGGGACAAGGGGTCACTTAAGGCTCCTGGGAAATATGGTTTGCGAACACCCTGGACAGCCTGAGGCACAGACCAACACGATTATGTTGTCACGCCCCATGGTGACAACTGCCAGGGAGAAGGGAGCCTCATGTACATGTTCTGCTTCCCAGCGCGAGTGCATCTCTATCCACGTGGGGCAGGCGGGCGTGCAGATCGGCAATGCCTGCTGGGAGCTGTACTGCCTTGAACATGGCATTCAGCCCGACGGCCAGATGCCAAGTGACAAGACCATCGGCGGCGGGGACGACTCCTTCAACACGTTCTTCAGCGAGACCGGGGCTGGCAAGCATGTGCCCAGGGCGGTGTTTGTGGATCTGGAGCCCACTGTGGTCGGTAGGCACTGGGCGCCGGGGGCAGCAGCTCGCCTGTGTGGGTGGGAGAGCCTCCCGAGAGCCCGTGTGCTCCTGTGAATCCCTCTGCAGAGAGGACGCACATACAGGTATGTGCCCGGGGCCGTGTTCAGTGAGAGGCTGAAAGGTTAGGGCTCGAAAAGTGGGGCTCAGGCTCTGAACTGAGGAAGACCTGGTACAGAAAGCAGCTGCTTTGCCAGCAGTAAGATGGGCTGCCGCAGCCCCGAGCAGGGGGGATCGTGTCACAGCAGGGTCCCCGCACCCGCCATCCCTGTGACCTAGCAGGTGTCCTGAGACACGCACACATGTCCTCTCTGCAGATGAAGTACGCACGGGGACCTACAGGCAGCTGTTCCACCCGGAGCAGCTGATCACCGGGAAGGAAGACGCGGCCAATAATTACGCCCGAGGCCACTACACCATCGGCAAGGAGATCGTCGACCTGGTCCTGGACCGGATCCGCAAACTGGTGAGAGCAGCCCTGGGAAGGCTTCCCGGATAGGCCTGGGACGTCCCCCGGGGATGTCACTTGGGCAGAGCCCCGCAGATCCGTGAGTCCAGGGTCTTGCCTTCCAGCGTGGCTGCAGGGCCTCCACGGGTCTCCGGCCCCTCGGTGTACCGCGTGTTCACCGTGGACGGGTCAGACCCGTCCGTGCAGACCTGTGGAGGAAAAGGGCGCGAGACATGGCTCGCGGGGGGCGGGCGGCTGTGCGGCTATGCGGGCGGCGGCTCAcgtccctgctctgctctcctcagGCGGACCTGTGCACGGGGCTGCAGGGCTTCCTCATCTTCCACAGCTTTGGGGGCGGCACCGGCTCGGGGTTTGCGTCTCTGCTCATGGAGCGGCTCTCCGTGGACTACGGCAAGAAGTCCAAGCTGGAGTTCGCCATCTACCCGGCCCCCCAGGTCTCCACGGCCGTGGTGGAGCCCTACAACTCCATCCTGACCACGCACACCACGCTGGAGCACTCGGACTGCGCCTTCATGGTGGACAACGAGGCCATCTACGACATCTGCCGGCGCAACCTGGACATCGAGCGGCCCACCTACACCAACCTCAACCGCCTGATCGGGCAGATCGTGTCGTCCATCACGGCCTCCCTGCGCTTCGACGGGGCCCTCAACGTGGACCTGACGGAGTTCCAGACCAACCTGGTGCCCTACCCCCGCATCCACTTCCCCCTGGCCACGTACGCCCCGGTCATCTCGGCCGAGAAGGCCTACCACGAGCAGCTGTCTGTGGCCGAGATCACCAACGCCTGCTTCGAGCCGGCCAACCAGATGGTCAAGTGTGACCCCCGCCACGGCAAGTACATGGCCTGCTGCATGCTGTACCGGGGGGACGTGGTCCCCAAGGACGTCAACGCGGCCATCGCCACCATCAAGACCAAGCGCACCATCCAGTTTGTGGACTGGTGCCCGACCGGATTCAAGGTAGGACCGGGAGGTGGCAAGGGTTCACCTTCCGCGTGCGGCAGACCCTGGGATGGGACGCTGCCCCTTTGCGGAGGGTCCCGTGCCAGGGCAGCCACGCTGGGTTGTAGATGAGTGAGCCAGGGACAAGTCACTCCCTGGTGTCTCTTGCATTTCCTTCCTGAGTCATCACACGATGTATCCGTGATGAGCgtatttttaacaaattatcTGGAGGCGTTTCTTGGGTGGTAGAATTAGTGTAGGAAATGTAGGTTGGACTTAGAAATGAGagattttttctgtgtttttttcttacAGTAAGAATTTTTCTTATAATAGAAATGCAGCAATTTCCCGGGTGTCTTGATCATTCATGTGGCTATTTGAACCTGGGGTGTTAACTATAAACTGACTGCTAACTCTGAATCCCACTTGGTTCCGGTGGTGTGTAGAAATCACACCCAGTTTAAATGTCCTACGGAGCGTTTGATTGAAAGAGCTGTCATGAATCCTTCTGTGGAGAAATGGCCGCCTTGTAGAGCAGACAGGTGCCCGGGTTGCCTTGGACCCAGCTTGCTCCGCCACCCAGATACCAGATGGAAACCTTCCTCCCACACTTGATTCCCAGACCCTGTCTTCCCTCTGAGGATGGAGCTATCCTTCCTCAAGCCTTGCTCTGCACACTCCCCTGGCTCAGAGCCTCGCTGCTGCTGGTGGGCCTGCTGCGGTGGGTTCTTAACCAAGGTTTGGTGTCTGGGTTCTCTTCCTCCGGTCCAGGGGTCAGCACAGCTGGCGGGCCAATCACCTGAGTCTGTAAATGAAGTTTCACGTGATCACAGCCACACCCGTT contains these protein-coding regions:
- the LOC105095227 gene encoding tubulin alpha-3 chain → MRECISIHVGQAGVQIGNACWELYCLEHGIQPDGQMPSDKTIGGGDDSFNTFFSETGAGKHVPRAVFVDLEPTVVDEVRTGTYRQLFHPEQLITGKEDAANNYARGHYTIGKEIVDLVLDRIRKLADLCTGLQGFLIFHSFGGGTGSGFASLLMERLSVDYGKKSKLEFAIYPAPQVSTAVVEPYNSILTTHTTLEHSDCAFMVDNEAIYDICRRNLDIERPTYTNLNRLIGQIVSSITASLRFDGALNVDLTEFQTNLVPYPRIHFPLATYAPVISAEKAYHEQLSVAEITNACFEPANQMVKCDPRHGKYMACCMLYRGDVVPKDVNAAIATIKTKRTIQFVDWCPTGFKVGINYQPPTVVPGGDLAKVQRAVCMLSNTTAIAEAWARLDHKFDLMYAKRAFVHWYVGEGMEEGEFSEAREDLAALEKDYEEVGVDSVEAEAEEGEEY